A single genomic interval of Helianthus annuus cultivar XRQ/B chromosome 13, HanXRQr2.0-SUNRISE, whole genome shotgun sequence harbors:
- the LOC110899903 gene encoding putative disease resistance RPP13-like protein 1 has product MAELVLSSLLPMLFEKLSDAAFKTIARHKGIDAEIKKLQKSLTQIQVYLTHASQMEITDPSVKQRLNDLQHLAYDIDDVLDGWLTEAMQRESTHESEGITSKVRKLITPSCCTNFSRTTTMIAELDDISTKLQDLVKEKDNLGLDNLGLKAEEEARPRIVNNNRRLQTSVVNPSSIFGRQAEKDALVQQLLLPADEPCDLNYSIVPIVGMGGLGKTTLAGLLYNDVQVKDHFEVKAWICISDDFDISVRSKEIFIAFGGEVKEEHKNFNKLQEALRDHLTRKRFLLVLDDVWSESREDWETLVRPFYTCSPGSKIIVTTRKDVLLKKLGYNSLYKHLESLSDDDALSLFALHALGERNFDSCLSLKPHGEGIVKKCKKLPLALIALGTSLRTKKDEDSWKGVLESEIWTSPVEGEVIPALRLSYHDLSAPLKRLFAYCSLFPKDFLFDKEDLVLLWMAEGFLQQATPNGSTEEQCLGRKYFGELLSRSFFQHAPNNESLFVMHDLMNDLATSVATEFYLRLDNESEKNIKKMKLDKYRHMSFVREEYVTYKKLQVLENTKCLRTFLATSVWEVENWVYSLSNKVLTDLLPELPLLRVLSLSGFEISELPESIDTLRHLRYLNLSKTRITHLPENVCNLVNLQTLILFGCDELTELPNNFLNLKNLQHLDVRDTLLSFQMLLEISKLKSLQITLSKIDIESERGIEIAKLKDFKNIYGKISVVGLEKVQNATYAHEANFSQKKLSELELVWSDELHDSRNEMLEKAVLNELKPCDDKLIQLQIRSYGGKEFPNWVGDPSFLHLKHVSISGCKRCTSLPPLGQLPSLKKLVIEDLYGVEAVGSELFGTGQAFPSLEILSFGCMDGLKKWSGGVFPHLQKLSISMCRNLVEVTLEALPSLNILEIKGCDNLVEVTLEALPSLSALEITYCPQLVEVTLEAPPSLNELSIVKCDSGVLRSLVEVASAVTKLYISYISGLSDEVWGGVIEYLGAVEELKIEGCDEVRYVVKSDADASKILVTLRKLVVLYCDNLVSIGEKEEEGDNCRSNLLTSLRILGVYECKNMEYCSCPDGIEELTVYGCSSIEVVSFPKGGLEKLRSLTIYNCWGGQKMISRCSMPMLEYVHICNWPNLKSMIELNCLVHLTELIIEHCKNIESFPDTLTSLKKLEIFNCPKLEVSFPGGNLTSLKQLSIRECPRMDASLPGWVWPPNL; this is encoded by the coding sequence ATGGCTGAACTCGTGCTTTCTTCCCTCCTCCCGATGCTCTTTGAGAAGCTGTCCGATGCAGCTTTCAAAACCATTGCTCGCCACAAGGGAATTGATGCTGAGATCAAGAAATTGCAGAAGTCATTAACCCAGATCCAAGTTTATCTTACTCATGCTTCTCAGATGGAGATAACCGATCCATCTGTTAAACAACGCCTGAATGATCTCCAGCATCTGGCTTATGACATAGATGACGTCCTCGATGGTTGGCTGACTGAAGCCATGCAACGTGAGTCAACCCACGAGTCAGAAGGCATCACCAGCAAGGTAAGAAAGCTAATCACCCCAAGTTGTTGCACTAATTTCTCACGGACCACTACTATGATTGCCGAGTTAGATGATATTTCCACCAAACTACAAGATCTAGTTAAGGAGAAAGATAACCTTGGTTTAGATAATCTTGGTTTGAAAGCAGAAGAGGAAGCTAGGCCAAGAATTGTTAATAATAATAGAAGATTGCAAACCTCTGTTGTCAACCCATCTAGTATTTTTGGACGCCAAGCTGAGAAAGATGCACTGGTTCAACAGTTATTGTTACCGGCTGATGAACCATGTGATCTAAACTATAGCATTGTTCCCATAGTTGGTATGGGTGGGCTTGGAAAAACAACTCTAGCTGGGCTTTTGTATAATGATGTACAAGTCAAGGACCACTTCGAAGTCAAGGCGTGGATTTGCATCTCAGATGACTTTGATATCTCTGTTAGAAGCAAAGAGATCTTTATTGCTTTTGGAGGTGAGGTAAAGGAGGAACATAAAAATTTTAATAAACTTCAAGAAGCTCTTAGAGATCACCTAACACGAAAAAGATTTTTATTGGTGTTAGATGATGTGTGGAGTGAGAGTCGTGAGGATTGGGAAACCCTCGTCAGGCCATTTTATACATGTTCTCCAGGAAGTAAAATCATAGTAACAACACGAAAAGATGTATTGCTAAAAAAGCTGGGTTACAATTCTCTATACAAGCATCTGGAGAGCCTGTCAGATGATGATGCTTTATCTTTGTTTGCTCTACATGCATTAGGCGAAAGAAATTTTGATTCATGTTTGTCACTTAAACCACATGGTGAAGGCATTGTGAAGAAATGTAAAAAATTGCCTTTGGCATTGATCGCACTTGGTACATCACTGAGAACAAAAAAAGATGAAGATTCATGGAAGGGAGTGTTAGAAAGTGAGATATGGACATCACCAGTTGAAGGTGAAGTCATCCCAGCACTGAGACTTAGCTATCATGATCTTTCGGCACCTTTGAAGCGGTTATTTGCTTACTGCTCATTGTTTCCCAAGGACTTCCTATTTGACAAGGAGGATCTGGTTTTACTATGGATGGCAGAAGGGTTCTTGCAGCAGGCAACTCCAAATGGTTCAACAGAAGAACAATGCTTGGGTCGCAAATACTTTGGCGAGTTGTTGTCAAGGTCGTTTTTTCAACATGCACCTAATAATGAATCATTATTTGTGATGCATGACCTCATGAATGACTTGGCGACATCTGTTGCTACCGAGTTTTATTTAAGGTTAGACAACGAGTCAGAGAAGAATATTAAGAAGATGAAGCTAGACAAGTACCGCCATATGTCATTTGTTCGTGAGGAATATGTAACTTACAAGAAGCTCCAGGTACTTGAAAACACCAAATGTCTGAGGACATTCTTGGCAACATCTGTTTGGGAGGTGGAAAATTGGGTATATTCTTTATCTAATAAGGTTCTCACTGATTTGCTTCCTGAGTTACCATTATTAAGGGTTCTAAGTCTGAGTGGCTTTGAAATAAGTGAGTTACCAGAGTCCATTGATACATTGAGGCACTTGAGATATCTTAATCTATCTAAAACTCGTATCACACATTTACCGGAAAATGTTTGCAATCTTGTTAATTTACAAACATTGATCCTGTTTGGTTGTGATGAATTAACTGAGTTGCCCAACAACTTCCTAAATCTGAAGAACCTGCAACATCTTGACGTTAGGGACACCCTGCTTTCATTTCAGATGCTGTTAGAGATTAGCAAGTTGAAAAGCCTACAAATTACTCTCTCGAAAATCGATATCGAAAGTGAAAGGGGAATTGAAATAGCCAAACTTAAAGACTTTAAAAATATATATGGGAAAATTTCTGTTGTAGGTTTGGAAAAAGTGCAAAATGCAACCTATGCACATGAGGCGAACTTTTCACAAAAGAAGCTTAGTGAGTTAGAGCTTGTTTGGAGTGATGAGCTACATGATTCACGaaatgaaatgcttgaaaaggcGGTCCTAAATGAGTTGAAGCCTTGTGATGATAAGTTAATACAACTGCAAATCAGGTCATACGGGGGAAAAGAATTTCCAAATTGGGTTGGGGATCCCTCGTTTCTTCATTTGAAGCATGTGTCAATAAGTGGTTGTAAGAGATGTACATCTCTACCGCCACTTGGGCAGCTACCGTCTCTCAAGAAGTTGGTTATAGAAGACTTATATGGGGTGGAAGCTGTGGGTTCTGAGTTATTTGGGACTGGTCAAGCATTTCCTTCACTTGAAATTCTGAGTTTTGGTTGTATGGATGGATTGAAGAAATGGTCAGGGGGTGTGTTTCCACATTTGCAAAAGTTGTCAATAAGCATGTGTCGTAATTTGGTTGAAGTCACACTTGAAGCATTGCCTTCATTGAATATTCTTGAAATAAAAGGTTGTGATAATTTGGTTGAAGTCACACTTGAAGCATTACCTTCATTGAGTGCTCTTGAAATAACATATTGTCCTCAGTTGGTTGAAGTCACACTTGAAGCACCGCCTTCATTAAATGAGCTAAGCATAGTTAAGTGTGATAGTGGTGTGTTGAGAAGTCTGGTTGAAGTAGCATCAGCAGTCACCAAGTTGTATATATCATATATTTCAGGGCTTAGTGATGAGGTGTGGGGAGGTGTTATAGAGTATCTTGGGGCAGTGGAAGAATTAAAGATTGAGGGGTGTGATGAAGTAAGATACGTGGTGAAATCAGATGCAGATGCAAGTAAGATTCTTGTGACGCTGAGGAAACTGGTAGTGTTGTATTGTGATAATTTGGTTAGTATAGGAGAGAAAGAAGAGGAGGGGGATAATTGTAGGAGCAACCTCCTAACATCTCTTAGGATATTAGGTGTgtatgaatgtaagaatatgGAGTATTGCAGTTGTCCAGATGGCATTGAGGAGTTGACTGTCTATGGTTGTAGTTCAATTGAAGTTGTCTCGTTTCCAAAAGGAGGACTGGAGAAGCTCAGGTCACTTACAATCTATAATTGCTGGGGAGGACAAAAAATGATCAGCAGATGCAGCATGCCAATGCTTGAATATGTCCACATATGTAATTGGCCAAATCTGAAATCAATGATTGaattgaactgcttggttcaccTCACTGAATTGATAATAGAACATTGTAAAAACATTGAGTCATTTCCAGACACTTTAACATCGTTAAAGAAACTGGAAATATTCAATTGTCCCAAATTGGAGGTTTCCTTTCCTGGTGGCAATTTGACATCATTGAAGCAACTGAGCATAAGAGAGTGTCCAAGAATGGATGCTTCTTTACCTGGTTGGGTTTGGCCTCCTAATCTGTAA
- the LOC110899902 gene encoding probable methyltransferase PMT3, with protein sequence MRGRPDGSQKKRLLTTFVLVGGALLFLYLYFGSQSEGESAIEYGSRSLRKLGSSYLGGDDESDLGGKQDEFKFGLDDEDGIVPKSFPVCDDRYSELIPCLDRHLIYQMRLKLDLSLMEHYERHCPLPERRFNCLIPPPNGYKVPIKWPKSRDEVWKANIPHTHLAHEKSDQNWMVVKGEKIVFPGGGTHFHYGADKYIKSLANMLNFSKDNMNNEGNLRTVLDVGCGVASFGGYLLSSDIIAMSLAPNDVHQNQIQFALERGIPAYLGVLGTKRLPYPSRSFELAHCSRCRIDWLQRDGILLLELDRLLRPGGYFAYSSPEAYAQDEEDLRIWKEMSALVERMCWKIAAKRNQTVIWVKPLTNDCYLERAPGTQPPLCRSDDDPDAVYGVNMEACITPYSDHDHSSKGSGLAPWPARLTSPPPRLADFGYSSDMFEKDTELWRKRVENYWDLLSPKISANTIRNVMDMKANLGSFGAALGNKDVWVMNVVPEDGPNTLKLIYDRGLIGSIHNWCEAYSTYPRTYDLLHASNVFSEIIEKKGCSGEDLLIEIDRILRPTGFLIVRDKKPVIDFVKKYLPAIHWETVAVADSPSESDGDDVVLIVQKKLWLTSESLRETD encoded by the exons ATGAGAGGAAGACCAGATGGATCTCAGAAGAAGCGTTTGCTCACTACTTTTGTTCTTGTGGGAGGCGCCCTCCTTTTCCTCTATTTGTATTTCGGTTCTCAGAGCGAAGGTGAATCCGCTATAGAGTACGGTAGCCGGTCTCTAAGAAAGCTCGGATCATCCTACTTAGGCGGTGATGACGAATCTGATCTCGGTGGCAAGCAAGATGAATTTAAGTTCGGGCTCGATGACGAGGATGGTATTGTACCAAAAAGCTTTCCC GTTTGTGATGATCGATACTCTGAACTGATACCCTGCCTTGACCGACACCTTATCTACCAGATGAGATTGAAGTTGGATTTGTCTTTGATGGAACACTATGAAAGACATTGCCCTCTGCCCGAAAGGCGTTTTAACTGCTTGATTCCTCCCCCAAATGGGTACAAG GTCCCGATCAAGTGGCCAAAAAGCCGAGATGAAGTATGGAAAGCAAACATACCACATACGCACCTTGCACACGAGAAATCAGATCAAAACTGGATGGTTGTAAAAGGCGAAAAGATCGTATTCCCAGGTGGAGGAACACATTTCCACTACGGAGCTGATAAGTACATCAAATCACTTGCAAAC ATGCTCAACTTCTCAAAAGATAACATGAATAACGAAGGAAACTTACGAACCGTTCTCGACGTCGGTTGCGGTGTCGCAAGTTTTGGTGGTTATCTTCTATCATCCGACATCATCGCAATGTCGTTAGCACCTAACGATGTGCATCAGAATCAAATCCAGTTCGCGTTAGAACGAGGCATTCCCGCATATCTTGGTGTTCTCGGAACGAAAAGACTTCCGTACCCCAGCCGATCTTTCGAACTTGCGCATTGTTCGCGTTGTAGAATCGACTGGCTACAACGGGACGGTATTCTTTTACTTGAGTTAGATAGGTTGTTGAGACCAGGTGGCTACTTTGCTTACTCGTCTCCTGAAGCGTACGCGCAAGATGAAGAGGATCTTAGAATATGGAAAGAGATGAGTGCACTTGTTGAACGCATGTGCTGGAAAATAGCGGCGAAGAGAAACCAAACGGTCATTTGGGTCAAACCTTTGACTAATGATTGTTACTTGGAGAGAGCTCCTGGTACTCAACCTCCTCTTTGTCGATCGGATGATGATCCGGATGCTGTTTATGGAGTAAACATGGAAGCTTGCATCACGCCTTACTCTGACC ATGATCACTCAAGCAAAGGAAGCGGATTAGCTCCATGGCCAGCTAGGCTCACTTCTCCACCTCCTCGTCTTGCTGACTTTGGCTATTCAAGTGATATGTTTGAAAAGGATACG GAGCTGTGGCGTAAGAGGGTTGAGAATTACTGGGATCTGTTAAGCCCCAAAATATCAGCAAACACTATACGGAATGTGATGGACATGAAGGCAAATTTGGGTTCATTCGGTGCTGCTTTGGGGAACAAAGACGTTTGGGTGATGAACGTTGTCCCTGAAGATGGACCTAACACATTGAAGCTTATTTATGATAGAGGCTTAATCGGCTCAATTCATAACTG GTGCGAAGCATACTCGACATACCCACGTACATACGATCTTCTCCACGCTAGCAACGTGTTCTCCGAAATAATCGAAAAGAAAGGTTGCAGTGGTGAAGATTTGTTGATCGAGATCGACCGTATTCTGAGGCCCACGGGCTTCCTAATCGTCCGGGACAAAAAGCCTGTTATCGATTTCGTGAAGAAATATTTACCCGCAATACACTGGGAGACGGTTGCGGTGGCGGATTCACCATCAGAATCAGATGGAGATGATGTTGTGCTCATAGTCCAAAAGAAACTATGGCTTACAAGTGAAAGCTTAAGGGAAACGGATTAA
- the LOC110899900 gene encoding uncharacterized protein LOC110899900 — translation MDIRTSETPCKIRKRRFRTASSSSFANNNLAQFLVEKTDLSRNEKCVDQLEPETTVVLPKSGSDDQVKEVINPHYRQSCDFMEKDNIFGGTPLTYNTKQFEAKSRTYDEMETVTKDRGQPKSTHGLDEIKHALTVSKEILKLLAHVWTTDTNHGPHHPTSISLASTLNHELNKARSHVNKLIQEQRSNQTCAHKSKEQDKIRFAVKTISRELETERKLRRQAERMNKKLGRELVNTKSSLAKAVKEAESEKQVTAVLDGLCQKMVQSIEEQRVELEELKKESERVRKEIEEEREMLRVADMLREERVHMKLVDAKHEYEDKHKQVDILARDLEELLEFDNGIHHITPRVLSWYQSTDYKGENKNENDTRKVVNDGNTLGGEVGSLSWFENNKGEVINDDTTNTNNEVAGRNSDCIEWEFGLDMKNDSGELNECLEERVLGLSGLSTMKEYEDEMKRYKMIKDLRDRIVSGSDLS, via the exons ATGGATATTAGGACCTCAGAGACCCCATGCAAGATCAGAAAGCGGCGGTTTCGGACGGCTTCCTCTTCGTCGTTCGCGAACAACAATTTAGCGCAGTTTCTCGTCGAAAAAACTGATTTGAGTCGAAATGAGAAGTGTGTTGATCAGTTGGAACCGGAGACGACGGTGGTATTGCCGAAATCAGGAAGTGATGATCAAGTGAAAGAG GTAATAAATCCACACTACAGACAATCTTGTGACTTTATGGAGAAAGATAATATCTTTGGAGGGACTCCCTTGACTTACAATACAAAACAATTTGAG GCAAAATCAAGAACTTATGATGAGATGGAAACCGTAACCAAAGATCGTGGTCAACCAAAATCGACCCATGGGTTGGACGAAATCAAGCACGCGCTCACAGTGTCGAAAGAAATACTCAAACTTCTAGCTCACGTTTGGACCACTGACACGAACCATGGTCCCCACCATCCAACAAGCATTTCCCTAGCCTCGACATTGAACCACGAGCTCAACAAGGCTCGGTCTCATGTCAACAAGTTAATCCAAGAACAACGGTCCAACCAAACATGTGCACACAAGTCCAAGGAGCAAGACAAGATCCGTTTTGCAGTCAAGACCATATCACGAGAGCTAGAGACCGAAAGGAAGCTCCGACGACAAGCTGAGCGGATGAACAAGAAACTCGGCCGAGAACTAGTGAATACGAAGTCGTCTTTAGCTAAAGCCGTAAAAGAAGCCGAATCTGAGAAACAAGTGACCGCGGTTTTGGATGGGTTATGCCAAAAGATGGTTCAAAGTATCGAAGAACAAAGAGTCGAGCTTGAAGAACTAAAGAAAGAATCTGAACGGGTACGCAAAGAAATAGAAGAAGAGAGAGAAATGCTTCGTGTTGCTGATATGTTACGTGAGGAACGGGTTCACATGAAGCTTGTTGACGCAAAACACGAGTACGAGGACAAACATAAACAAGTGGACATTCTAGCACGTGACCTCGAAGAGCTTTTGGAATTCGATAATGGCATACACCATATAACACCTAGAGTTTTATCATGGTATCAAAGCACTGATTACAAGGGCGAAAACAAAAACGAGAATGACACGCGAAAAGTGGTCAATGACGGAAACACCCTTGGAGGGGAAGTTGGAAGCTTATCATGGTTTGAGAACAACAAGGGTGAAGTTATAAATGACGATACGACAAACACGAACAATGAGGTCGCCGGGCGTAACTCCGATTGTATCGAGTGGGAATTCGGGCTCGACATGAAAAATGATAGCGGAGAGTTAAACGAGTGTTTGGAAGAGAGAGTTTTAGGGTTATCGGGCTTGTCTACGATGAAGGAGTATGAAGATGAAATGAAGAGATACAAAATGATCAAAGATCTAAGAGACCGTATAGTATCCGGTTCGGATCTTTCTTGA
- the LOC110899901 gene encoding bifunctional nitrilase/nitrile hydratase NIT4B → MALVPTTETDGAAVFTEVNMVSSDSGPTVRATVVQAATVFYDTPATLDKAERLLAEAASYGSQLVVFPEAFIGGYPRGSNFGVTIGNRTLKGKEEFRKYHAAAINVPGPEVDRLAAMAGKYKVVLVMGVIERDGYTLYCTVLFFDNQGCYLGKHRKLMPTALERIIWGFGDGSHIPVFDTPVGKIGAAICWENKMPLLRTAMYAKGIEIYCAPTADSRDVWQASMTHIALEGGCFVLSANQFCRRKDYPAPPEYDFTGTDEELTPESVVCAGGSVIISPSGVVLAGPNYDGEALITADLDLGEIARAKFDFDVVGHYARPEVLSLIVRDDPATPVSFTSDGSHK, encoded by the exons ATGGCATTAGTTCCAACAACCGAGACCGATGGTGCTGCTGTATTCACCGAAGTCAACATGGTTTCTTCCGACTCCGGCCCAACGGTTCGGGCCACTGTTGTACAGGCTGCAACCGTCTTCTATGATACCCCTGCTACCCTTG ATAAGGCTGAGAGATTACTAGCTGAAGCTGCTTCATATGGATCACAGTTAGTTGTCTTCCCCGAAGCGTTTATTGGTGGATATCCTCGTGGGTCGAATTTCGGTGTGACAATCGGTAACCGTACACTCAAGGGTAAAGAAGAATTCCGGAAGTATCATGCTGCAGCCATAAATGTACCTG GTCCTGAAGTTGATCGATTGGCGGCAATGGCgggaaaatacaaagttgttttaGTGATGGGAGTTATAGAGAGAGATGGATACACTCTTTATTGTACGGTTTTATTTTTCGATAATCAAGGGTGTTACCTTGGCAAGCACAGGAAGCTTATGCCAACAGCTTTGGAGCGCATCATTTGGGGCTTTGGCGACGGGTCACATATACCCGTTTTTGATACTCCCGTTGGAAAAATCGGTGCGGCTATTTGTTGGGAGAATAAAATGCCATTGTTAAGGACTGCAATGTATGCTAAAG GAATAGAAATATATTGTGCACCAACAGCTGATTCAAGGGACGTATGGCAGGCATCAATGACACATATAGCGTTGGAGGGTGGATGTTTTGTCTTATCGGCAAACCAGTTTTGTCGAAGAAAAGATTACCCCGCTCCCCCGGAATATGATTTTACTGGAACCGATGAAGAACTCACACCAGAATCTGTAGTTTGTGCTGGTGGCAGTGTTATCATTTCACCCTCAGGGGTTGTTCTTGCGGGACCGAATTATGACGGTGAAGCACTCATTACAGCTGATTTAG ATCTTGGAGAAATTGCTCGAGCAAAGTTTGATTTCGATGTGGTCGGCCATTATGCAAGACCCGAAGTGCTTAGCCTGATTGTGAGAGACGATCCAGCAACCCCAGTTTCGTTCACATCAGATGGTTCTCACAAATAA